The Winslowiella toletana region GCGATATCCACCACCCGCAGCAGCGGATTGCTCGGGCTTTCAATCAGTACCAGCTTCGGTTTTTCCGCCAGTGCCGCCGTCAATGCCGCCGCATCGTTTTGATCGACAAACTTCACCCGGTAAGCACCGCGCTTGCTCAGACTGTCAAACAGGCGATAGCTGCCGCCGTAACAGTCGTGCGGGGCCACCAGCAGATCGCCAGGCTTCAGGAACACAGTACACACCAGATGAATTGCGGACATACCGGTGTTGGTCATCACGGCGCCGGCACCGCCTTCCAGCTCCGCTAATGCGCGCTGAACCACATCACGTGTAGGATTACCACGACGCGAATAGTCATGGGCACGCGGCTGGTTGAAGTCGGTGAAGTTATAGGTGCTGGAGAGGTGAATCGGTGGGACAACGCAGCCATATTGCTCGTCATCATTCAAACCGCTGCGAACTGCGATGGTTGCCTGTTTACGCGTCATGGTGCTCACTGTTCCTGACTGGAGAGTAATAGAAGGTGTACAGAATAGCATTACGACAATAGACGTCAATACATCTGGACATCTAAATGTCTTTGCGTATAGATTGAGCAAAGCGTCAATACCCGCTAAGATTACGCGACATACGCCCAACAGTTTCCCAATGGTTGCCGTTATTCGGCAATGGGTAACATGCAGGGTCTGGCCAGGCTGAAATCCACGCGCATCACTGTTTGATGTTAAGCAGAAAACGCTGACATTTATTAGTGAGAAGCGGCAAGATCGGGCATAATTGGCTGATTTCCGACAATTTCACTTTTAAATGATAATTATTAAGGTAACCCATGGCTGAATGGAACGGCGAATATATCAGCCCTTACGCTGAGCACGGTAAGAAGAGCGAGCAGGTTAAGAAAATAACAGTTTCTATCCCCCTGAAAGTTCTCAAAATTTTAACTGATGAGCGTACACGCCGTCAGGTAAACAACTTGCGTCATGCAACGAATAGCGAGCTGCTGTGTGAAGCCTTTTTGCACGCCTTTACCGGACAGCCGCTGCCGGATGACGTGGATTTACGCAAAGAGCGTAGCGACGAAATCCCTGAAGCAGCAAAAGCGATTATGCGTGAAATGGGTGTCGATCCGGATACCTGGGAATATTAATTCCGCTTTAAGCTAACTTTGCTGAATACCAGCCATAAAAAAACCCGGCCGAAGCCGGGTTTTTCTTATTAACAAAACCGTAAGCGGTTTTATTAAGCTTTGCTGCCTGGAATGCTGAAACGCTTGTTGAAGCGGTCAACACGGCCACCGCTAGCAACGTCACGCTGCTTACCGGTGTAGAACGGGTGGCATTTGCCACAAACGTCCAGGTTCAGGTCACGGCCAACAGTTGAGCCGATTTTCATTTCGTTACCGCAAGAACATTTAGCAGTAATTTCAGTGTAAGTTGGGTGAATACCTTTTTTCATGGGAAAACCTCAGTTAAGGCCGCGTCGCTCTCCCGTGCCAGGAAATTTCCTGCACCGGCACCACACGAAGATTAAAAAATTAGGTGTCATTGATACTGAAACGCGGTATCAAAGGCGGCGAACTATACAGAAAATCACCACCCTCTGCAATCGAATCCGCACATTCCAGACCACACAGTGTACACTATCTCGTCATTTTTTTCATCTGGATGAATTCATGCCCGTTGTTCAGGTCGCGCTTCCGGTTCCACTTGCCCGCAATTTTGATTATCTGTTGCCCGCCCACCTGCAGGTGGTGACTGGCGGACGCGTCAGCGTCCCTTTTGGCAAACGTAAAGCCATCGGCATCGTCGTTGGCGTGAGCGAAAGCAGTGACTTTCCGCTGGATCAGCTAAAAGCGGTGCATGAAGTACTCGATCAGCAGTCGCTGTTTTCCCCTTCGCTGTGGCGCATTCTGCTGTGGGCGGCTGACTATTATCATTACCCGTTAGGAGAAGTGCTGTTCCATGCCATCCCGGTATTGCTGCGCCAGGGAAAACCGGCACTGGAGGCGCCGCTCTGGCAGTGGTTTATCACTGAACAGGGCCGTGAAACCGCCAGCGAGAGCTTAAAGCGTGCGCCAAAGCAGCAGCAGGCATTAGCCGCGCTGCGCCAGCGCCCAATCTATCGTCATGAAGTCACCGCTCAGGATTTGACGGATGCCACTCTGCAATCGCTGCGTGCTAAAGGCTTATGTGAACTGCGTGAGCATCAACGCGCGCCGGACGACTGGCGCGACAACTATGCGGTAAAAGGTGAACGCCTGCGGCTGAATACCGAGCAGGCAACCGCCGTCGGGGCGATCCGTAGCGAAGATGACCATTTTGCCGCCTGGTTACTGGCTGGCATTACCGGCTCGGGTAAAACCGAGGTGTATCTCAGCATTCTGGAAAACGTGCTGGCCAGTGGCCGTCAGGCGCTGATTATGGTGCCGGAAATTGGCCTGACGCCGCAGACCATCGCCCGCTTTCGCGAGCGTTTTAATGCTCCCGTCGACGTACTGCATTCGGCACTCAACGACAGCGAGCGTCTTGCCGTCTGGCTGCGCGCGCGCAGTGGCGAAACCGCTATCGTCATTGGCACTCGCTCCGCACTGTTCACTCCTTTTGCCCGGCTGGGTGTCATCGTTATCGATGAAGAACACGACAGTTCCTACAAACAGCAAGAGGGATGGCGCTATCAGGCGCGTGACCTGGCGGTATTTCGTGCGCGCGAAGAGGACATTCCGATTGTAATGGGCTCGGCGACGCCAGCGCTGGAAACCTTGCATAACGTGCAGATGGGCAAATATCGCCAGCTCAGCCTGAGTAAACGTGCCGGTAATGCGCGTCAGGCGACGCAGCAGCTGATCGATTTAAAAGGCGTCAAGTTGCAGGGTGGCTTATCTCCGGCGCTGATTCAAAAAATTCGTCAGCACCTGCAAGCCGATAATCAGGTACTGCTGTTTCTCAATCGCCGCGGCTTTTCGCCTGCGCTGTTGTGCCATGAATGTGGCTGGATAGCCGAATGTCAGCGCTGCGATCACTACTACACGCTGCATCAGAACCAGCGCCAGCTGCGCTGTCATCACTGCGACAGCCAGCGCCCGGTGCCTCACCAGTGTCCGCAGTGCGGCTCCACCCACCTGGTGCCGGTCGGTCTGGGAACCGAGCAGCTGGAACATAACCTCTCCGCGCTGTTTCCCGGCGTACCGCTGTCACGCATTGACCGTGATACCACCAGCCGCAAAGGCGCGCTGGAACAACATCTCAATGAGGTACATCGCGGCGGCGCACGCATTCTGGTGGGCACCCAGATGCTGGCAAAAGGCCATCACTTTCCTGATGTTACGCTGGTTTCGCTACTTGATGTCGATGGCGCGCTGTTCTCTGCCGACTTCCGTTCCGCAGAGCGTTTCGCCCAGCTGTATACCCAGGTTGCCGGGCGTGCCGGTCGCGCGGGTAAACAGGGCGAAGTGTTATTACAAACTCATCACCCGGATCATCCTCTGCTGCAAACGCTGTTGCATCAGGGCTATGACGCCTTTGCCAGCCAGACGCTGCAGGAGCGTAAAAGCGTATTTTTACCACCCTATACCAGCCATGTACTGATCCGCGCCGAAGATCACGACAATCAGCAGGCCGCCGCATTTCTGCAACAGCTGCGTAACCTGTTTGAAGCCAGTCCGTTAAAAGATGAGGCGCTGTGGGCCATGGGCCCGGTTCCCGCTCTGCTGGCAAAACGCAGTGGTCGTTATCGCTGGCAGCTACTGCTGCAGCATCCCTCACGCGCGCTGTTACAGCGCCTGCTGAAAACCAGCCTGCCGCTGGTGAGCACCCTGCCCCTGTCGCGCAAGGTCAAGTGGACGCTTGATGTCGATCCCAGCGAAAGCTGATCGCAGAGCCAGAACCGTAAAGGTTCTGCGAGAAGGATCGAAAAAAGTCGATTAAGTCACAATTTTTATGCAAATTAAGTAACAGCATCTCAACACAATCTGTTAAGAATGTGATGGTCATCCGCAAATAGTCGCAGACACGCTACGACTATGATAGTTCGCATAAAATCCAGTTGGTCAGGTCAGCTTTGCTGGCGTGAGGAGAAGAGTGTTGGAGCACAATCCAGAGACAACGGCAGCTACAATGAAAGATGTGGCTGAAAGAGCAGGGGTTTCAACGGCCACCGTGTCACGCGCACTGATGAATCCGGAAAAGGTTTCAGCGGCAACGCGGCAAAAAGTTGAACAAGCGGTAATCGATGTCGGCTACTCCCCACATGCGCTGGCGCGCAATGCTAAACGCAGTGAATCACGTACCATCCTGGTGATTGTGCCGGATATTTGCGACCCATTTTTCAGCGAGATTATTCGCGGCGTGGAGGTGACTGCCGCCGCCGAAGGCTATCTGGTGTTGATTGGTGACTGCGCCCATCAGAATCAGCAGGAAAAATCATTTTTAAACCTGATGCTGACGCGACAAATCGACGGCATGGTGTTACTTGGCTCGCAGTTGCCGTTTGAAACCGGGGTGGAAGAGCAGCGTAATCTGCCGCCGATGGTGATGGCCAATGAGTTTGCGCCAGAACTTGAGTTACCCACGGTGCATATTGATAACCTGACCGCCGCTTTTGAAGCGGTCAGTCATCTGCATCAGCTCGGCCATCGTCGCATCGCCTGTATTGCCGGGCCGGAAGAGATGCCACTCTGTCATTATCGTCTGCAGGGCTATATTCAGGCGCTGCGCCGTAACGGCCTGGCCGTCGATGCCGACTATATTGTGCGTGGTGATTTCACGTTTGAAGCGGGCTCAGCAGCATTTAAACAGCTGATGGCGCTACCACAACCGCCAGATGCGCTATTCTGTCATAGCGACATTATGGCGCTCGGTGCCATGTCGCAGGCGAAAAGCATGGGCTTGCGCGTACCGCAGGATATCTCGCTGGTTGGCTTCGATGATATTGAGCTGTCCCGCTACAGTGACCCATCACTGACCACCGTCGCTCAGCCGCGTTTTAATATTGGACGCGAAGCGATGCTATTGTTACTGGAACAGTTACAGGGAAAACTGGTCAGTAACGGGTCGCGGCTGCTCGATTTTGAATTAAAAGTTCGCGGCAGCAGCGCGCGCGCCGGGCGTAATAAATAACCGGCTGTTTTATCCCAATGTGAGATTCAGCAGATTCTTAGGTGACTCACTGCTGGTCAAACTTCCAGCCCTTGAGTAACATGACGTGCTAATAGCCGGGCTGATAATGTGCTGACTTAAGCACCGCTCACCATCGCTTGCCCGGCGTGCATTTTCTTATTTGATATTAGCGGAACGATAGTGGCACAAAAAGATTATGTAGGCCGCGGGCG contains the following coding sequences:
- the rpmE gene encoding 50S ribosomal protein L31, whose product is MKKGIHPTYTEITAKCSCGNEMKIGSTVGRDLNLDVCGKCHPFYTGKQRDVASGGRVDRFNKRFSIPGSKA
- the priA gene encoding primosomal protein N'; this translates as MPVVQVALPVPLARNFDYLLPAHLQVVTGGRVSVPFGKRKAIGIVVGVSESSDFPLDQLKAVHEVLDQQSLFSPSLWRILLWAADYYHYPLGEVLFHAIPVLLRQGKPALEAPLWQWFITEQGRETASESLKRAPKQQQALAALRQRPIYRHEVTAQDLTDATLQSLRAKGLCELREHQRAPDDWRDNYAVKGERLRLNTEQATAVGAIRSEDDHFAAWLLAGITGSGKTEVYLSILENVLASGRQALIMVPEIGLTPQTIARFRERFNAPVDVLHSALNDSERLAVWLRARSGETAIVIGTRSALFTPFARLGVIVIDEEHDSSYKQQEGWRYQARDLAVFRAREEDIPIVMGSATPALETLHNVQMGKYRQLSLSKRAGNARQATQQLIDLKGVKLQGGLSPALIQKIRQHLQADNQVLLFLNRRGFSPALLCHECGWIAECQRCDHYYTLHQNQRQLRCHHCDSQRPVPHQCPQCGSTHLVPVGLGTEQLEHNLSALFPGVPLSRIDRDTTSRKGALEQHLNEVHRGGARILVGTQMLAKGHHFPDVTLVSLLDVDGALFSADFRSAERFAQLYTQVAGRAGRAGKQGEVLLQTHHPDHPLLQTLLHQGYDAFASQTLQERKSVFLPPYTSHVLIRAEDHDNQQAAAFLQQLRNLFEASPLKDEALWAMGPVPALLAKRSGRYRWQLLLQHPSRALLQRLLKTSLPLVSTLPLSRKVKWTLDVDPSES
- the cytR gene encoding DNA-binding transcriptional regulator CytR, with the translated sequence MKDVAERAGVSTATVSRALMNPEKVSAATRQKVEQAVIDVGYSPHALARNAKRSESRTILVIVPDICDPFFSEIIRGVEVTAAAEGYLVLIGDCAHQNQQEKSFLNLMLTRQIDGMVLLGSQLPFETGVEEQRNLPPMVMANEFAPELELPTVHIDNLTAAFEAVSHLHQLGHRRIACIAGPEEMPLCHYRLQGYIQALRRNGLAVDADYIVRGDFTFEAGSAAFKQLMALPQPPDALFCHSDIMALGAMSQAKSMGLRVPQDISLVGFDDIELSRYSDPSLTTVAQPRFNIGREAMLLLLEQLQGKLVSNGSRLLDFELKVRGSSARAGRNK
- the metJ gene encoding met regulon transcriptional regulator MetJ, producing MAEWNGEYISPYAEHGKKSEQVKKITVSIPLKVLKILTDERTRRQVNNLRHATNSELLCEAFLHAFTGQPLPDDVDLRKERSDEIPEAAKAIMREMGVDPDTWEY